Proteins co-encoded in one Deinococcus aquaedulcis genomic window:
- a CDS encoding LptA/OstA family protein, with translation MSKAGWTWTGRATLALLLGLGAGMVWAQQAPGTPPPATQSNPQVPPEDLAPQEAGAEQSSLELVRRSEKDGKERRILIVKTGTRDDTGVFALCTPTEDEPENAPTLAVFSETDTGGVRLTIDKNVIQVPLALVTQLPPKGDQEGSDGRVEASAGTARFLDEAPPDKTDRLSRCGVETSPKPAPNTVLVTQGRTELKGQKLVYDSTDGIARIDGPITFQRRSDKDALSGQSERIEVSVDEEKTTLVGNVVLNSEGGRISKAARVEYDDTRNVARLYGTPEQPAESVKGQDVLRAGTILYDLDRNEVRAVKAEGGTITGEFVDAEPAPGTAAPTPAPVTPPGTGR, from the coding sequence ATGAGCAAAGCGGGCTGGACATGGACAGGGCGGGCCACGCTGGCCCTGCTGCTGGGGCTGGGGGCAGGCATGGTGTGGGCGCAGCAGGCGCCGGGCACGCCGCCGCCCGCCACCCAGTCCAACCCACAAGTGCCCCCGGAAGACTTGGCGCCGCAGGAGGCAGGGGCGGAACAGTCCAGCCTCGAACTGGTCCGGCGCAGTGAAAAGGACGGCAAGGAGCGCCGCATCCTGATTGTCAAAACCGGGACCCGGGACGACACCGGGGTCTTCGCCCTGTGCACACCCACAGAGGACGAGCCCGAGAATGCCCCCACGCTGGCGGTTTTCAGTGAGACCGATACCGGTGGCGTTCGGCTGACCATTGACAAGAACGTCATTCAGGTGCCCCTGGCCCTGGTCACGCAATTGCCGCCCAAAGGGGACCAGGAAGGCAGCGACGGCCGGGTGGAAGCCAGCGCCGGCACCGCCCGCTTTCTGGACGAAGCCCCGCCCGACAAGACCGACCGCCTGAGCCGCTGCGGCGTGGAGACCAGCCCCAAACCCGCTCCCAACACTGTGCTGGTGACCCAGGGCCGCACCGAACTGAAAGGCCAGAAACTGGTGTACGACAGCACCGACGGCATTGCCCGTATTGACGGGCCCATCACCTTTCAGCGCCGCAGCGACAAGGACGCCCTGAGTGGCCAGAGCGAACGCATAGAGGTCAGCGTGGACGAGGAAAAGACCACGCTGGTGGGCAACGTGGTGCTGAACTCTGAAGGTGGGCGCATCAGCAAGGCCGCGCGGGTGGAATACGACGATACGCGTAACGTGGCCCGCCTGTACGGCACCCCAGAGCAGCCCGCCGAGAGCGTCAAGGGCCAGGACGTGCTGCGCGCCGGCACCATCCTGTACGACTTGGACCGCAACGAGGTGCGCGCCGTGAAGGCCGAGGGCGGCACCATCACGGGCGAGTTTGTGGACGCCGAACCGGCCCCAGGGACGGCCGCGCCCACCCCGGCCCCGGTCACTCCGCCCGGCACCGGCCGTTAG